The Flavobacterium psychrotrophum region GGCGGTCAAAACTTATCTTCCAGGGGTTGCGAACGCCCACTGCCCATATTTCGTCGGCACCATCAGTATCTGCATACGGGTTACCCGCCGGTATGGCATAAGGAGCAGCACCATTTACATTTATACGTAATATTTTTCCGAGCAGGCTGTTAATGTTCTGTCCATTGTTGTTAGGGTCGCCACCACTGCCACCATCGCCCATAGCAATATACAGGTAACCATCTGGTCCAAACCGTAGGCAGCCTCCGTTGTGGTTGTCAAAAGGCTGTGTTACAGTAAGCAATATCTGCGCACTGTTAGCATCGGCAAGGTCAGGATTCGCAGCACTACGCGAGTATCGTGCTATAACCGTATTACCATTGGCATTAGTATAATTTATATAGAAGTAACCATTGTCTTCATAATCCGGATGAAAGGCAAGCCCAAGCAATCCGCGCTCGCCATCAGTCGTGGTAAGGCTGCTTATGTCTAAAAAAGGCGTTGTGTTAATGGTGCCATCTGTATTTATGATACGGATAAGTCCGCCCTGCTGCGTTACAAAAAGGCGGCTGTCGCCCGCGTTTACTACTTCGGTAGGCGCTGTTATGCCCGATGTAAACTGGGTAAGATTAATGTTTTGAGAAAAGCCATAGCTACAGCAAAGCAGCAGGGCGCTAAGTATTGTTTTTTTCATAGCCTGTTTTGTATAAGTTGTTGTAATAAAGGTATTAACAAAGTTGTATACTTGTAAAGGTTTTATGAAAAGTTTAAGGTGAGTTGTAAGTAGTTAAGAGGGATACTTTAAGAATCACTATCTTTACCGCCCTATAAACTAAAAACAGGTTTATGTACAATAAAAATCGCATAAATAAACTAAGGCGTGTACTTATGCGCAGCCTTACCAAAGATGTTGGTACCACACATACTAATGTTAAAAGGGAAGGCGACACCAATGCTTCTATTAAAAAAATACTGGTAAGCCGACCTAACCATCGCCTGGGTAACCAGTTGCTGCTTACCCCTCTTATTGATGAACTTGAAGCCACGTTTCCGGGTTGCTCTATAGATGTATTTGTACGCGGCGGACTGGCACATGTGCTCTTTAAGAATTACACATCGGTAAGCGGTGTTTTTAAATTACCTAAGAGGCCATTAAAAGAAATAATGGCTTATTTAAAAGTATGGAGAGCTGTTAGTAAGGCCGACTATGACCTTGCCATAAACGTGGCGCGCGGCTCATCATCCGGGCGTATGTCGATACAAAGGGCTAAGGCACGCTATAAGCTTTTTGGCGATTTACCTGAAACCGCAGTTGAAAAATATCCTGACCATATGCACATGGCAAAACATCCTGTATATGTGTTGCGTACTGAGTTAGCTAAACTGGGTTTTGAGGTTCAGGATAATCCGGTGCCGGTAATGGATTTGCGTCTTGACGGCGCGGAACTTAGCCACGCCAAAGCAGAACTGGATAAGCTGGTGTCTGCCGATAAAAAAACAATCAGCATTTTTACATACGCTACGGGTTCTAAGTGTTATACACCAGAATGGTGGCTGCCTGTATACGAAAAACTAAAAACACATTTCCCTGATTATAATATTGTAGAGGTATTGCCTGCCGAGAATGTGAGCCAGATACATTTTGCCGCACCTACATTTTATAGCCATGACGTGCGCGAAATTGCGTCCTTTATTGCTAACACGGCTGTTTTTATAGGTGCAGATAGTGGCATTATGCACCTTGCCAGTGCGGCTAAGGCGCCTACTGTTGGCCTTTTTAGCGTTACCGATGCTACTAAATATGGCCCGTATGGCAATGGGAGTATTGCAGTAAACACAAATAACACAGATGCCGATGGGCTTGTTGAAGCAGTAGCTATAGTGCTTAAAAATAATTCATAGCGTTTTTGTTTGTAAGTCTGCTTAAGCTGATGTGTAAAAAAGATGTGAATTATTTTTTTGAAAAGGGTTTAATTGTATATATTTGCACCCTGAAAATAATGGCTTCGTAGTTCAACGGATAGAATGGGAGTTTCCTAAACTTTTGATCCAAGTTCGATTCTTGGCGAGGCTACAAGACCCGCTTCATGCATATGGAGCGGGTTTTTTTATTCCCAAAAACCCTATCTTTGGGTATGCATCAGGAATTTACCCCGTCTACTGCGCTACAGCATACCATAAAGTGTTTTTGGTACGATAGGATAAATGCTGGCGGACTGCAACCTACTTTTGAGGTTGTACCCGATGGCTACACCGAAATTATATTTTATTTTGGCAGTAATTGCAGTATTCTCACTGATGGGCTGCCACAGCCATTAGCATCGCCCTTTATGATGGGACTGCTTAATAACCCCGCTGTTTTTCAAGCTCCATATCCGTTAGATATCATTGGTGTGCGTTGCTATCCCTGGACGATATTTAATTTGTTGGGGTTACAATCAGGCAAGGCTGGGGTAAAGGCACTTCACCATCCTGTTGCCACACTTCAGCCTGCACTTAACAAACTTATAAGTGCCGGAAAGATACCGGAGGCAATTACGCTGCTTGAAAATTACTTTCTGACCGTACAGCCGCAGGTTGCCACAAATAGCCAGCTTCAAAAAGCAGGGGAAGCAATTACTAAAGGCAAAGGCACATTGCCCGTTAGTGAGGTAGCTGCCGAAGCCCACATAACAGTGCGCACACTGGAACGGAATTTTAAGCAATCTTCCGGCTATTCTGTAAAAGACGTCTCCGGACTGATACGTTTTGAACAGGTGCGCAACCGCCTGTTGCAGGAGCCTAATGTTAATCTTGCAGGGTTAGCACACGAATTGGGTTATGCTGACCAGTCACACCTTAGTAGAGAGTTTAAGCGTTACAGTGGCACTACACCATCTGTATTTGCTAAAAATAATAAGAAAGCGTAAGGAATACCCCTGTTACTACTTTGTCGCATTTATACAATCACAACTAAAAGGTAATATAGAATTTTGCATTGTAATTAAACATTTAAAATATGTTACTGCAAGATAAAGAAGTCGCTATTATTGGCGCAGGGCCTGTAGGGCTTACAATGGCAAAGTTACTGCAACAGCAGGGGGTAGCTGTAACCGTTTATGAAAGGGATATAAATGCACAGGCAAGGATATGGGGCGGCCCACTAGACCTGCATAAAGGAACCGGACAGGATGCCCTGAAAAGGGCGGGGCTATTACAGCATTATTATGATATGGCAATATGTATGGGAAGGACAATAACGGACAAACAGGTAAACCTACTTTTTCGGAGGATACCGACACCCGAAGAGGAATACGACAACCCGGAGATAAACAGGAATGATTTAAGGATATTATTGCTGGAAAGCTTAGCGGCAAATACCGTTGTTTGGGATAGAAAACTTAGCGGCCTGACAGCACTTGACGCGAAATGGATTTTGCACTTTGAAGGTAAGCCGGACGTGGTTGCCGATTTTGTTATTGGTGCCAATGGCGGGATGTCATCCGTGAGGAAATATGTTACGGATGCTGAAGTAGAATATACCGGAAGCTTTATTATTCAGGGTGAGGTGCCTGATCCGGAAATTAACTGCCCTGAATTCTATCAACTGTGCGGTGGCAACATACTCATGACCACTGCAAACGGTATTACGTTTACTGCAAACCCTAATAATAATGGAGCATTAATGTATGGCATTTCATTCAGGAAACCTGAATCATGGTTTATTGAAAATCGCCCCGATTTTCAGGATGTGGGGAGTATTGCTACTTTACTTTCAGATATGCTGGCAGACTGGCACAGCGTTTATAAAGAGCCGTTTCGCTCAACATCTCTTTTTGTAGGGCTGCCTACCCGAAAAATCGCTTTGAACCACTGGAAAACAAATAGAACTTTGCCCATTACCCTTATTGGAGATGCCGCACATTTAATTCCTCCTTTTGCAGGGGAGGGCGTAAACACCGGATTGCAGGATGCTTTGATATTATCAGATAATCTTACTAACGGAAAGTTTGATTCCGTAGCAGCAGCTATCAGTAATTACGAGCAACAAATGTTTGTTTATGCAGGCGAAGCACAACTACAAACAAGCATAAATGAAATAGCAATGCACGAGCCGGAATTTTCGTTTCAAAAAAGATTTAGTGAGTAAACAGGCTTTGCAGAAAATGAAACAGCCTCTACTTTTACAGCAGAGGCCATCTCACATTTGAGTTAGTTAATATAATCCGTTGGTTGGTTTAGAGATTAGGTATCACACTACTTTTGGGATATTTTACTTTATAGCTAATGCGTATTTTCCTGGTTTCGCCGGGGCTTAGTTTTAGTTCCCAGGTCATGATGCCGGTTTCGGTATCTATTTTTGCACCGTCATCTTTTAGCAGGGTAACTTCTACTTCTTTATCGGTACTTACAGGGTACTGGTCTTTAAGTTGCAGGCTTACACTTTCTTTTTTATTGTTGCGAATAACTGTTTCATAAGTAAAGGTTTGTTCCTTGTAGCTGCTCAGGAATTTTGTCCCGCTCTTATCGGCAATTTTCTCACGGGTAATCGAAACCTTCTTGTCACGTCCCATACTAAGGCTCAGCGTATCTCCCGTCTGGTTAGGTAGTATGGTGGTTTTGCCAATATACATTTTATCAAAAATAATATTTGCCTCGCCCGGCAGCAGGTTGTA contains the following coding sequences:
- a CDS encoding glycosyltransferase family 9 protein; translation: MYNKNRINKLRRVLMRSLTKDVGTTHTNVKREGDTNASIKKILVSRPNHRLGNQLLLTPLIDELEATFPGCSIDVFVRGGLAHVLFKNYTSVSGVFKLPKRPLKEIMAYLKVWRAVSKADYDLAINVARGSSSGRMSIQRAKARYKLFGDLPETAVEKYPDHMHMAKHPVYVLRTELAKLGFEVQDNPVPVMDLRLDGAELSHAKAELDKLVSADKKTISIFTYATGSKCYTPEWWLPVYEKLKTHFPDYNIVEVLPAENVSQIHFAAPTFYSHDVREIASFIANTAVFIGADSGIMHLASAAKAPTVGLFSVTDATKYGPYGNGSIAVNTNNTDADGLVEAVAIVLKNNS
- a CDS encoding helix-turn-helix domain-containing protein codes for the protein MHQEFTPSTALQHTIKCFWYDRINAGGLQPTFEVVPDGYTEIIFYFGSNCSILTDGLPQPLASPFMMGLLNNPAVFQAPYPLDIIGVRCYPWTIFNLLGLQSGKAGVKALHHPVATLQPALNKLISAGKIPEAITLLENYFLTVQPQVATNSQLQKAGEAITKGKGTLPVSEVAAEAHITVRTLERNFKQSSGYSVKDVSGLIRFEQVRNRLLQEPNVNLAGLAHELGYADQSHLSREFKRYSGTTPSVFAKNNKKA
- a CDS encoding FAD-dependent oxidoreductase, with translation MLLQDKEVAIIGAGPVGLTMAKLLQQQGVAVTVYERDINAQARIWGGPLDLHKGTGQDALKRAGLLQHYYDMAICMGRTITDKQVNLLFRRIPTPEEEYDNPEINRNDLRILLLESLAANTVVWDRKLSGLTALDAKWILHFEGKPDVVADFVIGANGGMSSVRKYVTDAEVEYTGSFIIQGEVPDPEINCPEFYQLCGGNILMTTANGITFTANPNNNGALMYGISFRKPESWFIENRPDFQDVGSIATLLSDMLADWHSVYKEPFRSTSLFVGLPTRKIALNHWKTNRTLPITLIGDAAHLIPPFAGEGVNTGLQDALILSDNLTNGKFDSVAAAISNYEQQMFVYAGEAQLQTSINEIAMHEPEFSFQKRFSE